Proteins from a genomic interval of Paenibacillus sp. FSL R5-0623:
- a CDS encoding GDSL-type esterase/lipase family protein, translating to MVYRYVAIGDSLTVGTGALLGTGFVPLYRRMAEMNVRTFVSMENMGVNGLTSGEMLQMISSHPRVRQSLREADIITLSIGGNDLIRTFKASNGIPNASKMTQVLGETRSNVSQIMRHIRQLKGNHEYMIRSIGLYNPYPQATEAAYWVRQYNSFLNGAGSGNYACAQVYDRFEGRERELLFWDRVHPNARGYRVIAEQLNRTGYYPFS from the coding sequence ATGGTATATCGATATGTGGCTATAGGCGATTCATTAACGGTGGGTACAGGAGCGTTGCTGGGCACCGGCTTTGTTCCTTTATATCGGCGAATGGCGGAAATGAATGTTCGTACGTTTGTATCCATGGAAAATATGGGCGTGAATGGACTGACGTCGGGGGAAATGTTGCAGATGATCTCTTCGCATCCCCGTGTACGGCAATCGCTCCGTGAAGCGGATATCATTACCCTATCCATTGGCGGGAATGATCTGATTCGTACGTTTAAAGCAAGTAATGGCATTCCAAATGCCAGCAAAATGACACAGGTGCTCGGAGAAACCCGCAGTAATGTATCCCAGATCATGCGGCACATTCGGCAGTTAAAGGGCAACCATGAGTATATGATCCGATCCATCGGATTGTACAACCCGTATCCACAAGCGACGGAAGCTGCGTACTGGGTGCGCCAATATAATTCGTTTCTGAATGGAGCGGGATCGGGCAACTATGCATGTGCTCAGGTATATGACAGGTTTGAAGGTCGTGAGCGTGAACTGTTGTTCTGGGACAGAGTACATCCCAATGCAAGAGGATATCGTGTCATTGCAGAGCAGCTTAATCGGACGGGATATTATCCATTCTCTTGA